The following nucleotide sequence is from Diospyros lotus cultivar Yz01 chromosome 3, ASM1463336v1, whole genome shotgun sequence.
agccttctcttcctctctctcagcAGAAGCTGCTTGCTGCCATTTCCTTGGTTGCTTCCCTCAATCTCTCCATTCCTATTTATAGCCGAGATTCACCATCGCCTCACGCTTGCTTGCCCATACCTCTTTGCGTGAAGAACACTCCGTTGGCAGCTATCATGTTGCAGGGCATGGAGATTTTGCATGCATAATCAATTTGCAGAGCATAGCGTTGGATTTGCAGGGAATGGGCCTCGTACGCATGCCctcatacatattatatatataattataattaaactataataacaataataataaaattacatattttaatttaaaaatttatcccTATTTCACTTATAAAATACCCTAATTGCAAATATGCtttcaaacactgaattaaattgcattataataccgaaaacgcacaattaataattttaaagttacTTGATAATAACGATTTCATCCCAACATCCTCATCGGCttgttgtttcatcccgaaaccactgaagggttgctcgaTACGGAAAATCGGAGCtcccctagggttccattgatttttcggaAGCTTCCTGCAATTATTCGGTTTAGCAGCCTAATTAATagctacattttagctgtaccgaaaactgttcccgatcagATTtatttcgataccataaattctatcttggAACgctcatcaaaatcatatcatttttcttagataattctACCTCGAgacactccctgcagttgattcggtacttgtAACTgctattaattcaatttttcagtatcctaaactcatcgaaattacatgacaacttcatacgaacatggggtattacacgtGCCGTAGTCAATTCAGTTGCTTGATCCTCTCACCGTTTTCATGTTATTTGGCATAATTCTCTCTTACCTTTGATTGCTCGGTAAATTCAGTTGCTTGATCCTCTCACCGTTTTCATGTTATTTGGCATAATTCTCTCTTACCTTTGATTGCTCGGTACTTATGCCGCTGCCAATTTCATTTTCACGTCTTTTGCAGTTGTTCCCTCTTGTCGCCGATTGCTCAATGCTCTTGCCACATTTATTTCAGTTGCTCGATGCTTGGTTGCTCTCTCACGTCATCGATTGCTCTATGCTCAATACTCAGTTTCTATGTTAAATTGCTTTGCCACGTCGTGAATTAATAGATTGTTTACTCTAAATTTGATTGAATGATTATGTCTGTAAGTTTatgtttaataactattttaaataatttttatattaaaattaaatttacaaaaagaaACCTCTATGTTTTTTTCATTTACATTTTTACCTCTcgttttcatttcatatttttttttgaaaaaaatactattttcccattttcgtttcgtataaaaaatatttctcatttcCGTGCAACCTAAACCATTTGCTGAATATTTTTGTCTgattttatatcaattatgTTTACATGTTGTACATGTTGATCTTTAATTGCCTAATATTCCAAAcacacaataaaaaatgattttataacTATTtcattaaactttttaaattttaattataattatatgaaatgccagatatatttttttaataagtgaTAATTATATAAACTacttaaatctattttttaatggGGGCAATGCTTATTGCATTGATTTATGAATATTGATAATTTTGCTTGATGGTTTCCTATGGCCGAATATTATGATATTGAAATTAATggataagtttgaaaaaaaaatcactttatcCATAATTCGTCGTTTTATAGGGAAGATAATTGTGTAATATGAAGCAAGGAGGCGTAGGTGTAATTTTTCGAAATTGGTGCTCTAGATTACTATATCTAGATCCACGTAGACTCGGCCCGGTTTGGTTGTCTCCACGTTGGCGTGGGTGGGTATTAGACAAACCGGGTTTCGTCTTCGGACCGTCCTGCGACGTCTTGTACCCAAGGTATTATCGAAATCCTCCTCGCCGTATGCCATTCAATCTCTCCCAGATCGATCTCCGTTTTGCTTCTGATCGCTCCcggaaatctgaaattgaacctCATGTCCGATCAGTTGTCTCTCTTCTCTGCGGATTGAGCTACTTTACAATCTCAGCTGTTGATTTTATATAGttctagggttagggtttgggcCCTCCGCAATCTAGGCTTCTTGCCCTTCCATCCCTCATCCCTTTGTTTTGGAAGTGATTTTCCGTGATTCACTTTCGTTCCCCTCTATCTTCGGGCCTTGATTTTGTAGATTATTGTGACCCTTTGTGCTTTTAGGGTTTCGAGGAATTCGGTACTTCTGGTATCCGTTTaatctgaaaattaattgagGCGTTTGGTAAGTCTGTTGGTTAATTATCTTTCGCGTTCATTTTGGTGGAGATTTTTTGGCTTGTGCGAATTTGAGAATTAGGGCTAGGGTTTGAGGAAATTTTTTAGTCACTCAGGAAATTCATAATCTGTGCACAAGTGTACCTTGTTTAATCTATGAATATTTATGtctaaaattttctattattaattacataaattggaatttaacttttgtcatactttattttactttttaaataaagaaaaacttgGAAACAGTATCTAATAGGAAGGGAAATTGGGCATTCATTTGACATTCGAATTCAACTAAAATCGGGGCAAAAAAATTGGTCTTAATTCCTATGCTGTGGGTTCCTTCAATAGTCGACTTTCAGGCTGCAATGAACAAGTGAACAAGGAGAAAAATGGGTCATTATAATGAGCTTGTCATAACTGACACTAATGGATGTTTCATTTAAAAAGAATGTCTATACTCGTTAATTGCTTCACTAACTTAGTTTTATTGGTAATGCCAAATCTGGCTATCCTCATGCGTAATTCACTATTAACACATGTAGCTAAAAAGATGGCAATTGTTTCAGCATCTTCTTAGTTGCAATTGTTGGCCTCCTTTTTTTTCATTAGCTTATCttacaataatttctaaatgtgATAGCTGCAGCTTGCATCTTCTCTTGTTGCAATCATTTGAAAATGGCTGCAGTAGTGCATCCGCATGTATCTTGCCCACTTTGCTGTAATGCCTAGTTCCAGATTAGGGTTTCTTTTTATGCTGCATATTTCTCATACCTGGTAGTAACTGGCCCACATGGTTgcatttgattttctatttgaataCCTATATCCTGTTTTGTGAAAGCGTGGATATTCTGTATTCATGGTTGGAAATCCTGCATCAATTATTCTATATCTTATTTTGTTTAACATTATAACTTGAATGCCTTTGTTGTATAATACTGAAACTCAATATGTGAATGAATATAACATGTGATGCTAAAAGGTTGTGTATTTACATGGATGCTTTGTACTTTTGTCAAGGAATTACTGAGTACTTTGATATTGCTATTACTGCTTTGTAATATAGATAAGGTGTGTAATGAGAAAGTTCCAAAATATGGTTATGATTTATGGCAAGGCATAGTATTGAACACGCATGATTAGACCTGTGGCCTTGTGTCATCTTCCTGGATGTTGCTGTCCAACCTTCTTATTCATGTTGCATACAGAAAACTTTAACTTTGATGCTAatggatgttttttttttcccctgttGGACAAGGTGTCTTCCTAATCTTTTATAACTTTTCTCATTGAATTTCTCTTCATCTTTAATCTTCCAGAATTCACGGAAAAATGGGATCGAAACGGCCTTTTGATGAAGAGACTTTTCTGGTGTTTCCCCTCAAGCATCCAAGACAATTTGAATGTGAAATCAAGTTTCCTCCAGGTTAAagagtttattattattattattattattattatttggtttGATCATTGTGATGCATGGACTTGCATCTAAGAAAATAGGGTGTCAAAGTTGGAGTTTTGAATCACCAGAAATATCCAAGAAGCAAATTGAAATTTATGATTTTCCAATGCCTGTCTTTGAAGTctagaaaaaattacaaattggACATAAGGAGAGAGATGCAATTGTGAAAATATAGAAGATTAGGGTTATTGCTTCCAGTAGCCTCATCTCAGCTTCTTTTACTTTTGTGTGATAAGAGAGAGAGTGCAATATTGAAAATCTAGATCACCAATCTACCTTTGTCTGAGAATTGTGTGATTCATTGGGAAACCACTGAAGTCCTACAGACATCATATGAAAAGTGTTGCACTTTTAGGATTATTGAGGAGTGAGGAACCTAGTATCAGCACTTAATATAAGAAAGAGAAGGGTTCCATGGCTGGTTCCTTAGGGGCAACTCCAGACTGTTAATTCAAAGCCTGAAATTGTAATTCTGGCCTTTTGCTTAGTATCTGCACCAAACTTGACCACTCAGTGCCATAGATAGGGTGTTAAACTTTAATCCTTTGCCTCCCCATATTGGTTAAAGTTATTATTTCATATCCTATTTTATTAACTTCTATTCATGGATTGACAGAAGAAATGAGCATTAGTAAAATTTTGTCCCTGTAAGCATTATAAGCACCCAAAAACACATACTGAAGCAATATTCTTAATAAAAGATGAACgtaatttctttttatgtaaGATTATATGGTTGAGGAAAATTCCCCTCATGCTGAGATTCAAATAGAaagtaatttaagtttgttggATGGTTTCAAAATGTTTCACATTATAGCCTGGAAGCATCCTTATGAattaacaatattaatttaGGCCTCTAAGCATTTAGCTGTTTCTCCTTAATTGTGTAGCACGTATATGCATTGAAAGCTACCTCAGCTGTAtttacattttgttatttttgtgcTTATGACGCTAATTTGATGTGAGTAGGTGGAAGTGAGGACGACATAAAATTTCAATCCAGTGATCAACATGTATATGAGAATGGAAATGTAATCTCATCTTTGATGGATAAGGGATTTGAGATTAGTGCTCCCTTGTCATGCTTCCCTATCAGTGCCACTGATGAAAATGCTAGATGTGGTGCTGCAGTTAGCTCCTCTGTTCctgaatattttgaattttctcaccCGAGGAGATCAGAAATTCAGTTTGAGTATACATATTCATCAGGGCTGAATGGTTATCCTCGAAAGCAAATTCCTGTTGGACCCAATCATCAAGCTGAAATTCCAGTATGGAAGCAAATGGAGGAGAAACATTCACCAGGTCCTGATTGCAATGTTGAGCGTTTTGGAGAAAAACTTATTGGGGATTGCCTCTTTCCGATGCCTGATTCAGAGTTATCTGCTCATAGTGATCTCAGGGCTGGAGATGGTAGAAAAGACTGTCTATGCACTGATCAGGGTTCTGTTCGATGTACAAAACAACATGTCAAGGAAGCACGGAACAGGATTAGAGAAACTCTTGGACGTGAGAAATTTGTGCAGTTGGGATTTTGTGATATGGGAGAGGAAGTATCACAAAGATGGACTGAAGAAGAGGGACGGGTCTTCCATGAAGTTGTTTACTCTAATCCTGTGTCACATCGTATGAATTTTTGGGAGTGTCTCTCTCTAGAGTTCCCATCTCGATCAAAAGGGGAACTTgttaactattattataatgttTTTATGCTTCGGAGGCGAGCTGTTCAGAACAGATCTAACTTCCTAGATATAAacagtgatgatgatgattggcAGGGAATTAATACAGGTCCCATAGAAGTTATGGAAGCAGATAAAGATTCTGTGATTCAGCCTCTTCTTAATCAAGGCGTTCAAGTAGACCATGAAGATGATTCCACCGATGATGACAATGATAGTTacggtgatgatgatgatgatgatggtgatgcaAGTGACAATTATGGCTGTGATAGAGATTATGATGATGGAAATGAAGGAAATACAACAGGCAGCAATGGTGGAAGAAATCTTCTGTCAAAAGCAAAACTCGGCTGGTCACTCGAAGATGGTTATTCCAAGTTGGTATCTAGTCACGTGGGCAAGATCTTAGGGAATGATGGGGGTACAGTTACTGCTCCAAATGGTTCAGCAGATACAAGTGCTGCTGGACAAGAGAATGCATTAAATAATGGATGTAATGAGTATGCTCGCGGTAACAATGATGAGTTTATTGATAACCTGGGCACAGATTATTTGAATGAACTATGCGATGCTAAAATCTGGGATGCCAAGTGCCCAAAGAGTCAAGTTGAAGGCCTTGATCTTCTGTCGACAGGGAATGTGATTGAAGAGATCTTTGGTCCGTCCACTCTGAACAGTAAGTTGAGTGACGTGAAATCTCTTAGCTGATGGCTCTTCAGATGATCTTTCCTAATTCACAGTTGCCATGGTTGTGGACTTGGTCAAGAATCAATTATCCGATAAGATTATCTTCTTTCAACTCATAAGGGCCTCCTATTTTCCCCTGTAAAGTCATTTCACTGAATTTAAGTTTACATGTTTTGAGACACTTCATATGGAATCTATTAGGTACTTGTTTCATGCACAATTCCAATGGGGGTTGAGACCTGTATCTTGTTTAATATTTTCAGGGATTTTTCTGCTGCAATATAAGATATGTCTTCtattatgatattttcttttttcttctttttaaatatgttttgtgAGGCTTCTAATCCAAGCCATGTCTAGATGTCTATATTGTTGATGTCAATACCAATGGAGGACAGGATTTCCTCAACCCTTGGAACAGATTTGATTAAACTGCATTAGTTCACTACCATATCTTTTGAGTAAATTTGGATTGAATAGCAAATGCTATTCACTTCTCACTGGCTACAGCCAAAACTTAGCTATGCTATTGGcagttaaataatttaacatcaTCTTTACGTAATCACTTATGTTTCGAACATGGACTCGtagaagaaaaagggaagaaaaatgaattaaatttccTTATTATTGTGCCTACGCAAATGCAGAtaagtaattttcttttctttttaatgagGAGTCCTAGTTCCAAACACAGCTCTATTGAGCTTCTCTCCAATCTCATTTTTACACACAAGATTCATGGCTGAGCGACTGAGCTTCTCCTGAATAGGATTTTAGCTTGAAGATGTAAGAACAATAAACCCTAGTCTCCAGCTTAGTTTTGGTGAAGTTTGTTCCTTTCCCTCCCTCCCTCGTTTATTTGTGCAAGGAAATGTGAGAAATTTCGAGTAAAACAACAATGAAAGTACAGCTTCATTTCTGCACAATTAATATGATTTTCATCCTTCAATCCCAAAGTCTGTGGTCAAGTAAACTCCAAAGTTGGGTAGTGACATTTGAAGTCAACCATAGAGATGGGTGCTCAGCTGGATGGCAACTAACCCATCTTCTAGGAATTTCTTACAATGGTGACAAGTAGCCTCAAGATGTTGCCAGCTTCTCATGTCAGTACGGAGTTGAAAGAGTAATTTATGTTAAGCCACAATTGCAATTCTATTTGGGCCCTAACCATATCAACCATCTTATCatgttttaataaaaatatttactaaTTGCAACGTTGAGCTTTCGAAATTAAaagaattgactaaaaaaaaaaaattacaatttgtgatttttattgattttgtttctCATTCCCGTCcgtcaaattctattttttgttcttattttgaatACTGTATCCTAAACTCGTTGTATTAGTcaactaaataaattcttattctgCACATATTTTGGGGGAAACAAACAAAACGTCCTTAGAAGGTGGCGGGTGGATATTTACCAAAAATTGAACATCTCCATTTGGAAATTCATATGGTACAAATGTATGTTAAGGTCTTGACAACGACTACTTAATTCCATTTTGTCATTTCCTTTGAATGttggcattttttttaaaaaaaaatattattattaaaagataaaatactttaaattttatataaataaataaaatacccataatAATAACTCACAAATAAGGAGCACACCAGCGTAAACACATAATAAGTGTGAGTTGGTGCGGAGTagaatttaacattttttagtaCTGTGAGGGGGGAGTAGGGGAGTTATGATGGGAAGATGAGATCGGGTGGGACAGGATTCATAGAGTTGCAGATGGAGCAAGAATCCCACAAATGCTGGCCGTAGGATCAGAATATGGCGAATTGCACTCTCTTGAGTACACGTGGCATCCATCTTTCTGTTTCATCTCCTCTATTCTATAGAGTCTTTGCTTCCTTGCATGGAATTCTCCTCCAACTCCAGCACCCAAACAACAACACATTCCACacagagatagagagagggagagagagagagcgagcgaaCAAAAGAGGGGAAGAAGATCGTGGTTGCTTCTGTTTGCTTATTTCCATCTACTTAGCTCCTTCGTCATGCCCATCATCAGCCACCCGTCTCTTCAGAGCTTTGATTTTTCTCGTGGAATTAGTCAAAATTTGAGCATTCCAGGCAGAGTGGGATTAGCAATGGAGTTCCAAGTCCTGATTTGGCCACGATCTTGAGCTTCCAGGAACTGTCAAATCTGACCCACTTCGATTAATTCTCTTCTGATCAATCTCAATTAGCCAAGGCCAAGGAGCTTCGTGATCTGTGTTGGGTTACCAGATTTGAGCTTCCCAAGTTTGATTCTGTCACTTTCTGATCTGGGCCCGTTTGGGGTTTCTTTGCTTATTCACCATTTGGATCAACAAATGTAGCTTCTTTAGCTGATTTGAGCTCGCCCATAATCCACTGATCTCGCTTTCTCTATTGGGTTCCCATCCTTTTCGGGTGATCAGCCAAACAAATCaatggaagaagatcaagaattAGGGTTTGCGTGCAGGTTTTGCAGCAAGAGGTTTCCATGTGGAAAGTCCCTGGGGGGCCATATTAGGTCTCATATGACTGGAAATTCATCTGAATCGGATGAAAAACTTGAGCGTAATGTGACAAAGgtttcatctcaaaattgtGAAGATTCAAAGTATTCTGCGTATTGCCTCAGAGGGAACCCTAAGAAAACATGGAGGTTTGTGAATTCAAAAGCAGCAGCTTCACAGAAAGAGCAGGTATGCAAGCAATGTGGCAAAGGATTTCAGTCAGTGAAGGCTCTGTGTGGCCACATGGCTTGCCACTCAGAGAAAGACAGGGTTTTGAAGGATGACTATGATTGTTCATGGACTACTGAGAATCACAAGCTGGTGATGGATAGTCACTCTGACACAGAGGCTGAGGCTCCGAGGCGGCCGCAGCGGCCGAAGAGGGCTGCAGCAAGTATGAGGTACAAGAGAGCTGTGGTTACTAAATCTTCTTTGGCAAATGGTTCTTCATCTGTTTCTGATATTGATCATGAACAGGAAGAGGTAGCTATGTGGTTAATGATGTTGTCTAGAGATTCTGGGAAGTGGGTTGGTGTGAATTCGGTTGCAGAGTCTTCAGATAACAATTCTGTGGTTTTAGAGACTAAATCATATTCTAGTGAGATGAGGATTGGGAGAGACCGATCAAGTTTCAATTGTGTCTATGATGGTGTTGGGACTGTGGGAAATAAGAATTTAGTTAAAGGGAAGTTGAAATCTAGTGGATTGGATGTTGAGACTGTTAATTCTGAGAATTCTGATTCTAGGTATTTCATGGACGAACCTAAGAAGGTGGATTCAGGTGTTTCTGTGGCTATCTTTCCGATAAATGACAAgtttaagaagaagaaagtgaatTGTGGATCCAGATTTGAGGTGTCTGTCTCTGACATGGAACAGCACTTCAGCAATGTCAAATGTATGGGAGCTAGATTGAAGAAACATTTCTACATGGAAAAACCACATGGTGAAAGTGTAATTGCTTCAAATTCGACGAAGAATAACCCAAGAAAGAGGACCGCGAACGGTTTCTATGGTCCTGATTTCAGAGGGAAATCTTGCAAGAAGCTGTTGCAGGGCTATTCCGAGGCTGCAGGGGGAAACGAATGCGAATCTGGTAGGGAAAAGAAGGAAACTGTTGAGGGCTTGTCTTCCAATGGTGAGAGAAGATCGAAGCAGGCAAGAAACAGAAAACACGAATGCCCAATTTGCCACAAGATCTACAAATCAGGCCAAGCTTTAGGTGGGCACAAAAGGTCTCATTTTCTTGGAGGTTCTAAGGAGAAATTCGATCAAACCCCAGTAGTCAAGCAAGAACTTGTTTCTGATCTACTCGATCTTAATCTTCCTGCTCCGGTAGACGACAACTCAAATGGGAACTCCCAGTTCAATCCATGGTAGCTTAGCAGGAGCACTTATCAAGCCTAGCTAATCTCTGAATCATGACGTATGGTTCTTGTGATGATCTGATTCGAAAAGTTTTAGCTTCAATTATCTGtgttttttttcccctttgaaGCATTGATATGATTTCGTGTTTGTTCAACTTAAGTGCACTTCCCCCATTGTTTTTCCTGctcaattttggccattttagtCGTAATCAAGAGAGCTTGGAAGTTGGAAAATTTGAAAGCAACTTCAAGAAACAGTAACTCTTTATGATGAACTTTTAACTCTTTGCATTAGCTTCTAAATGATGTCAAATTTGACAAACTCGAAGCAATTTCACTGCTGGCTTTCTGCTTTTCTGCCAAAGGAAAGTGGCCATGGCTTTAGTGGGAGAAATGGAAAGACTTGTGTGGATAGTGGTAGATGCTTTGCTCAAACTATATGCCAaagcatttttctttttcaatttctgtttttttttttttttttttttgttggtttgtttgtttgaaCATACCCTTCTGTCTGTTTTATATTAGACAGTCTTGGGTTGGCCGCcaagacttcttcttcttccttgaagTTGCTTGCAGACTCATATTGTTGCAGAAAAGCCACCAATTGGTTGTAATGACAAGCTCTTTCTTTATTgcaatcaatatttttttacagCCGAAGAGATGGAAGTAAGTTTGGACCACTATTCTTTACAATTAAGAATTTGTATATGGAAAACCTCTCAACAAAGATACCTTAACGGCATAATATTATCTTTAACATGATTGGCCTTCTACTAATTGTTTAGaattcatattaaaaatgtcaaaacaaCTTAAGTTACTTACAAGGCGGGGCAGTGCCATGCCTGACACGGCAGGACCCACCTAGGCTTGTTTGGCCCAGCCCCCTAACCCTACTAACCCCCCACCGGCAGCATAGCATTTTTATGTtacaataaaatgataaaaagtaCCAAGAGAATTGGCTCTTAGTTTGCAAATTGttgtatgaaaataataataatgttttgtATGTTTGTGTATTGTTAGCATTTTATGTAATATTCAACATGTcgttttgttattaaaaaagcAAGTAGGCTTGACTCATGGGTCGGCCTATACAGTGCAAGGCTGCCCCAGCCACTAATCACTCAACCTATACAACAATGCTCGCTTGTGTGTGCAAATGAAATGGCCATACTCTCTGATGGTTTTAGGCCCGAGGCTAATTTTGTTGGTTGGAGACCTCTGTGAAGGGTTCTCGTAAGATtgttagattatttttttttctttatttatttatttttttttggtcttaTTAGTTGGAGACCTCTGTGGAGGGTACTCGTAAGATTGTTagattgttttgtttttctttattttatttttttttgtcttgttgGTTGGAGACCTCTATGAAGGTTTTCGTAAAATTGttagattattttgtttttctctatttttttttttgtcttgtatgtttattatatttatattgtagCATTGTCAtctccattattttttatttgctaTACTTTTTGGTTCatataatttttgtgtttgtgcGACATGACCCTTCTTATTCTTGTAAATACTTTatgctattttttcttatttaatgtattttttatttacaagaaaaaataggCTATTCTTAACGAATAAAAGATATCAGGCGAAAGCTATATTTTtgtctccatatatatatttttttgtgtagtcatttaaactttttgttatttcgattatacttataaacttacatttttaattaatttaatctctatactttaacatttttttcgTATTGCAAGtcgaactttttattattttgatttcacttttatacttaaattttcgaatcaatttaatctttgtATTCTGATGTGATCAGAATATGacgtatatttttttttcttactttatcttttttatatatataaaaatatagggattaaattgatttaaaaatacaagtttatgaatttaatcaaaacaacaaaaaattcgggttgtcatatgaaaaaaaaaatcaaaatataagatttaaattaattcaaaaatcaagtttagggatgtaatcgaaataataaaatgttcagataatcacacaaaaaaatataaaattacaaggataaaaatatgaatttgaggaAAGATATTATCTTATATGAATATTTTAgtcatatacacacataaacgCCATACTACTGGATTGGGCTATTAGCCCTTGTCCAATATTCGCCGGTACTTAGCCCATTGACTATGCTTTCCTTTTTTTCCACGACCAGGGATTTTAAAGTGTGCTTTGGGCTTCAGTTTGGAGGCCCAATTAGAAATCTGAAACTGTGAACTGGCTTTATGTGCGtgtagataaataaataaataaaaaggtgGATCGTAGAGCTGCTACCTGCCATgttgtctatatatataaatatatataaaagtacatTCCAAAGCCCAAATGAGGGGAATAaagagtgtgattttgttcaccctctttTAACGAGGGTGAACGTAACTCTCAATGATTTGAGGattataattaacaaaaaattatgagtCTCAGTGTTTTGGATTCTTTTCTGTTAATAACTCTCAAATCACTAGAGATTACGTTCATTCTCGTTAAAAAAgatgaacaaaat
It contains:
- the LOC127798453 gene encoding uncharacterized protein LOC127798453, which codes for MGSKRPFDEETFLVFPLKHPRQFECEIKFPPGGSEDDIKFQSSDQHVYENGNVISSLMDKGFEISAPLSCFPISATDENARCGAAVSSSVPEYFEFSHPRRSEIQFEYTYSSGLNGYPRKQIPVGPNHQAEIPVWKQMEEKHSPGPDCNVERFGEKLIGDCLFPMPDSELSAHSDLRAGDGRKDCLCTDQGSVRCTKQHVKEARNRIRETLGREKFVQLGFCDMGEEVSQRWTEEEGRVFHEVVYSNPVSHRMNFWECLSLEFPSRSKGELVNYYYNVFMLRRRAVQNRSNFLDINSDDDDWQGINTGPIEVMEADKDSVIQPLLNQGVQVDHEDDSTDDDNDSYGDDDDDDGDASDNYGCDRDYDDGNEGNTTGSNGGRNLLSKAKLGWSLEDGYSKLVSSHVGKILGNDGGTVTAPNGSADTSAAGQENALNNGCNEYARGNNDEFIDNLGTDYLNELCDAKIWDAKCPKSQVEGLDLLSTGNVIEEIFGPSTLNSKLSDVKSLS
- the LOC127796438 gene encoding uncharacterized protein LOC127796438 is translated as MEEDQELGFACRFCSKRFPCGKSLGGHIRSHMTGNSSESDEKLERNVTKVSSQNCEDSKYSAYCLRGNPKKTWRFVNSKAAASQKEQVCKQCGKGFQSVKALCGHMACHSEKDRVLKDDYDCSWTTENHKLVMDSHSDTEAEAPRRPQRPKRAAASMRYKRAVVTKSSLANGSSSVSDIDHEQEEVAMWLMMLSRDSGKWVGVNSVAESSDNNSVVLETKSYSSEMRIGRDRSSFNCVYDGVGTVGNKNLVKGKLKSSGLDVETVNSENSDSRYFMDEPKKVDSGVSVAIFPINDKFKKKKVNCGSRFEVSVSDMEQHFSNVKCMGARLKKHFYMEKPHGESVIASNSTKNNPRKRTANGFYGPDFRGKSCKKLLQGYSEAAGGNECESGREKKETVEGLSSNGERRSKQARNRKHECPICHKIYKSGQALGGHKRSHFLGGSKEKFDQTPVVKQELVSDLLDLNLPAPVDDNSNGNSQFNPW